A window from Bradysia coprophila strain Holo2 chromosome X unlocalized genomic scaffold, BU_Bcop_v1 contig_20, whole genome shotgun sequence encodes these proteins:
- the LOC119068730 gene encoding putative ATP-dependent RNA helicase TDRD12 isoform X2, whose protein sequence is MNSIRKNDKILLTYYVNPHHFYFKYKEDALGEEKLAEVNKEIEHYVNRHIENRHWQNYSPQIGEIVLCHYISDCVYKWIRGRVDFKLQYNKEMFILWAIDYGFPIETDGRLIRPIEADELRVVYEGLIFKGGLFEIVPSIMEYNFMKAAEEPRKTKKWSSRAVQMVEKYLHQADDLTFKCRAYYEDHFFGSLIIQSLVVAEFLKSSKEGVNSDNFMKEFSELDDQPYWQRQQDNALYKIYENNSDFYGSEDVTTTWVTSDDLLSKCDNLTDMPKLCESTNKNTTTPDDTLIELCHQFSDSKLSQSCRNSTFSYRTSVASTIATKTTQPNVTDTKATISAVPLKNRLAVAQQKMIEQGFIVDNKAIEEKYKEHRDNDMKRFDSTKKRNKSRFDKAKEMEECFSVNRADRLLVHNHGNIPCMRISNIHEADFPPQIHDGLKALNIQQIFRIQTVGWPGLMGGNSMIFVNNALTGKTWTYLPAICGLIIQRIQDNTVVGGCGPLAIIACASTQEVNETTNRIGQLLRFASRIRCFKAFGFTDQANAVCNLLNGAEILVTTVPCLHRLMVNEMNLFTKERIISLVFDNIDLAYERFSRQIHEIHKALCASTSHVQLIITSRTWHKVLANFYEESSRVTLCIGSYIEAVVYGRTKMTIELLGHKFKIDKLISHINDIDYSFELTIVLCNTSAEVEELVSELKSMSIKIWYYHDESDSFEIGAIKRQILNCKPGLFKLLICTDEVLHDIDIRCAKHIVHFTLPETWTIFGFRFSTLFNHHHNLLERKSGQTITTSVVFLDENNNNELPRLVDFMQVRGNCNIPDHVLRLAESIRIENALNIYQPFCNDLATIGSCYGQFTCRHRHILTKFDGSRSDIPQNGFVKFDIIAVRSPVHYTVRLLEHRLSRDVTWTRLNSTADFLSFNMEMMMFFKDDTNRTMHFPIALGDLCAVCVGVDGENLYERGKIIKIEEKKYLTVTTQHWVEVLLIDSNERMSCYSTSLMTLPDKFKNFPHQAVDIRIANIVPRDFDNEWDSSILELVKKWIGNENKLQNHHYCQGFVKLSIMNTLWVDSVDMIEVLQSIDEEVKTTSIKRNLLNKNFCVRDSKPLELLTILAKNAGLLKEENPDTVGLTAPTEIVDRRATKEELIFNKPDDDNYDLDESNPSLLNWSTSSGDDDDAPSVPVLENQTDSAVSDADEEDLLLSSQDKWAELPVKQFHKVFLGNFYHPNRMYIRNSFYETRFVELTQRIEKFTGLPENLVPLSKVALAVNCLAKVGSQYMRAKLMKLFHQPDGITAEVLFVDFGDFVILPTEELIEIPEKFVTALPFQAIFCILIGIRPIDSPKWCDNICDTIYDDLLMKQSHFYARSMQLGGPDKYAYGLKSRSYQVVLFDETGHFNINNWIVSSNYGEPNPDTKHFVDVEFDRNVLPPLNSESSNEFDCKESDNDELIDDYNDEDHFDIQFDDDEIMNMLQANGIPFTKRTEQLPAEIKEIQENEKTEVSVADKSNGTVNFPVKINTGLIDSQYKIPKIKWHQTESIVALAIHAPDVNDYCLSITSRMLKVCFVQQQEKYATILNLFGCIEPKYTIHCIRGLYITVRLVKTLNKLLWPRLVQQREKDHFIAYNFEADKCQDTQFVSEKTSAAMSQLNESYYSSSDEDREEDAGSDAELL, encoded by the exons ATGAATTCAATTcggaaaaatgacaaaattctCCTCACGTACTACGTCAATCCTCACCATTTCTACTTTAAATACAAAGAAGATGCGCTAGGCGAGGAAAAATTGGCGGAGGTAAATAAGGAAATCGAACATTATGTCAACCGACATATTGAAAATCGCCATTGGCAAAATTATTCGCCCCAAATTGGGGAAATTGTTCTGTGCCACTACATATCGGACTGTGTCTACAAGTGGATCAG AGGACGAGTTGATTTCAAACTCCAATATAACAAGGAGATGTTCATCTTATGGGCTATCGATTACGG ATTTCCCATCGAAACCGACGGTCGACTAATACGTCCAATTGAAGCGGATGAGCTAAGAGTTGTCTACGAGGGATTGATATTCAAAGGAGGCCTTTTCGAAATCGTACCGTCCATTATG GAGTATAATTTCATGAAGGCGGCAGAAGAGCCACGTAAGACGAAAAAGTGGAGTTCGAGAGCTGTGCAAATGGTTGAGAAGTATCTGCACCAAGCGGATGATTTAACCTTCAAATGCCGAGCCTATTACGAGGACCACTTTTTCGGATCCTTGATCATTCAATCCTTGGTGGTTGCAGAATTTTTGAAGAGTTCCAAGGAAGGTGTCAACAGCGACAACTTTATGAAAG AGTTTTCTGAACTGGACGACCAACCATACTGGCAACGGCAACAAGATAACGctctatataaaatttatgagAACAACTCTGATTTTTACGGATCCGAAGACGTTACAACTACGTGGGTGACCAGCGATGACCTGTTGAGTAAATGCGACAACCTGACTGACATGCCAAAATTGTGCGAAAGTACTAACAAGAACACCACTACACCAGACGACACTTTGATCGAGTTATGTCATCAGTTTAGCGATTCCAAGTTATCGCAAAGTTGCAgaaattcaacgttttcgTATAGAACGTCGGTTGCATCGACCATCGCTACCAAAACTACTCAGCCGAATGTAACCGATACCAAGGCAACTATCAGTGCAGTTCCATTGAAAAACCGATTGGCTGTGGCTCAGCAAAAGATGATTGAGCAAG GATTCATTGTCGACAATAAGGCTATTGAAGAGAAGTATAAAGAGCATCGTGATAATGACATGAAGAGATTTGATTCGAcaaaaaagagaaacaaaTCTCGTTTTGACAAAGCAAAAGAAATGGAGGAGTG CTTCTCAGTCAATCGAGCGGATCGTCTTCTAGTTCACAACCATGGAAACATTCCCTGTATGCGCATTAGCAATATTCATGAAGCCGATTTCCCCCCACAGATACACGATGGACTTAAAGCTTTaaa CATCCAGCAGATCTTTCGAATACAAACAGTTGGCTGGCCCGGCTTAATGGGAGgtaattcaatgattttcgtCAACAACGCTCTAACGGGAAAAACGTGGACGTATCTTCCAGCGATATGTGGGTTGATAATC CAACGAATCCAGGACAACACCGTGGTCGGCGGCTGTGGACCTTTAGCAATAATAGCATGCGCATCAACGCAGGAAGTTAATGAGACAACAAACCGTATTGGACAATTGCTACGATTTGCTTCTCGGATTCGATGTTTCAAAGCATTCGGATTCACTGATCAAGCGAATGCTGtg TGTAATCTATTAAATGGAGCCGAAATTCTGGTTACGACGGTTCCATGTCTTCATCGCCTCATGGTAAACGAAATGAACTTGTTCACGAAGGAAAGGATCATCAGTTTGGTTTTCGATAATATTGACCTGGCTTACGAACGGTTCAGTCGACAGATTCACGAAATTCATAAAGCTTTGTGCGCCTCAACAAGTCATGTACAG CTGATAATCACTTCGAGAACGTGGCATAAAGTATTGGCCAATTTTTACGAAGAATCCAGTCGTGTTACTCTTTGCATTGGATCGTACATTGAGGCCGTAGTGTATGGAAGGACAAAGATGACAATAGAATTGTTGGgtcacaaatttaaaattgataaattgattT CTCACATCAACGACATAGATTACAGCTTTGAGCTTACCATTGTTTTATGCAACACATCTGCAGAAGTCGAGGAGTTGGTGAGCGAACTGAAATCTATGTCCATAAAAATCTGGTACTACCATGACGAGTCAGATTCATTCGAAATTG GTGCAATCAAAAGACAAATACTCAACTGTAAGCCTGGTCTCTTCAAACTCTTGATCTGTACGGATGAAGTCCTGCACGACATTGATATTCGTTGTGCAAAGCACATTGTTCATTTCACATTGCCAGAAACGTGGACAATATTcggttttcgattttcgactTTGTTTAACCATCATCACAATTTGCTTGAGAGAAAG AGTGGCCAAACAATAACGACATCAGTGGTGTTCTTGGACGAGAACAATAACAATGAATTGCCACGGTTAGTTGATTTCATGCAAGTGCGTGGTAACTGTAACATACCAGATCATGTGCTACGATTAGCGGAG tccATCCGCATCGAGAATGCGTTAAACATCTACCAACCATTTTGCAATGATCTCGCAACGATTGGTAGCTGTTATGGCCAATTCACTTGCCGCCATCGACACATACTTACCAAATTCGATGGATCCAGAAGCGACATTCCGCAGAATGGTTTTGTGAAATTCGACATTATTGCTGTTCGTTCACCGGTGCATTATACAGTACGTTTGTTGGAACATCGCCTTTCGAGAGACGTTACCTGGACTCGACTCAATTCAACAGCTGACTTTTTATCGTTTAACATGGAAATGATGATGTTCTTCAAGGATGATACAAACCGGACCATGCATTTCCCAATTGCCTTAGGCGACTTGTGTGCGGTTTGTGTAGGGGTGGATGGTGAAAACCTCTACGAGCGtggaaaaattattaagaTTGAAGAAAAGAA ATACTTAACAGTGACGACTCAGCACTGGGTGGAGGTTTTATTAATTGATAGCAACGAACGCATGTCATGCTACAGCACTTCCTTAATGACATTGCcggataaatttaaaaactttccTCATCAGGCTGTTGATATTCGAATAG CCAATATCGTACCACGAGACTTTGACAACGAATGGGATTCTAGTATTCTGGAGCTGGTGAAGAAGTGGATTGGAAACGAAAATAAGCTTCAGAATCACCATTACTGCCAAGGATTCGTTAAACTCTCAATTATGAACACCCTCTGGGTAGACTCAGTTGATATGATTGAAGTTTTACAGTCAATCGACGAGGAAGTGAAGACGACATCGATCaagagaaatttattgaacaaaaatttctgtgTTCGGGATTCAAAACCTCTGGAATTATTGACAATTCTTGCGAAAAATGCCG GTTTGCTCAAAGAAGAAAACCCAGATACTGTCGGCCTCACTGCACCAACAGAGATCGTTGATCGTAGAGCAACGAAAGAGGAgttgattttcaataaacCAGACGACGACAATTACGACCTTGATGAATCTAACCCATCGCTACTGAACTGGTCAACATCTAGTGGTGACGATGATGATGCTCCTTCTGTTCCAGTTCTTGAAAATCAAACAGATTCGGCCGTCTCAGACGCTGATGAAGAAGATTTGTTACTTTCGAGCCAAGATAAATGGGCGGAACTGCCGGTAAAACAGTTCCATAAGGTCTTTTTGGGCAATTTTTATCATCCGAATCGGATGTACATCCGAAACAGTTTTTATGAGACGAG GTTCGTTGAACTGACCCAACGTATCGAAAAATTCACTGGACTTCCGGAGAATTTAGTTCCATTATCTAAAGTTGCATTGGCTGTGAACTGCTTGGCCAAAGTAGGCAGTCAATACATGCGAGCAAAGCTAATGAAACTCTTTCACCAACCAGATGGCATCACCGCAgaagttttatttgttgatttcggagattttgttattttgccaACGGAggagttaattgaaattccagaaaaattcgTCACAGCATTACCATTCCAG GCAATTTTTTGCATTCTGATTGGTATTCGTCCTATCGATTCACCGAAATGGTGCGACAATATTTGTGATACCATATACGACGACCTTTTGATGAAACAATCACACTTCTATGCTCGATCCATGCAACTTGGAGGTCCCGACAAATATGCGTATGGACTAAAATCGCGATCGTACCAAGTGGTTCTATTCGATGAAACGGGCCATTTTAACATCAACAATTGGATTGTGTCGAGCAATTATGGAGAACCGAATCCGGATACTAAACATTTCGTCGATGTTGAATTCGATAGAAATGTGCTGCCGCCGCTGAACAGTGAAAGTTCGAACGAATTTGACTGCAAGGAAAGTGATAACGACGAGCTCATCGATGACTACAATGACGAAGATCATTTCGATATACAATTTGACGATGATGAGATAATGAATATG CTCCAAGCAAACGGAATTCCGTTTACTAAACGAACGGAACAACTTCCTGcagaaatcaaagaaattcaggaaaatgaaaaaacggAAGTTTCGGTAGCCGACAAATCGAACGGAACAGTGAATTTTCCAGTCAAAATCAATACCGGACTCATTGACTCCCAAtataaaattccgaaaataaaatggCATCAAACGGAGTCCATTGTCGCGTTGGCTATACATGCACCAGATGTTAATGACTATTGCCTAAGCATAACTTCTCGAATGTTGAAAGTATG CTTTGTGCAACAGCAGGAAAAGTACGCCACAATATTGAATCTATTCGGATGCATTGAGCCGAAGTACACCATACACTGCATTCGAGGCTTATACATTACTGTTCGTCTGGTTAAAACGTTGAACAAACTTCTTTGGCCAAGGCTGGTTCAACAAAGAGAAAAGGATCATTTCATTGCATACAATTTTGAGGCCGACAAGTGTCAGGACACACAATTCG TTTCGGAAAAGACATCAGCAGCCATGAGTCAGCTGAATGAATCATATTATTCCTCTAGTGATGAGGATCGAGAGGAGGATGCCGGATCTGATGCCGAATTATTGTAA
- the LOC119068730 gene encoding putative ATP-dependent RNA helicase TDRD12 isoform X1 encodes MNSIRKNDKILLTYYVNPHHFYFKYKEDALGEEKLAEVNKEIEHYVNRHIENRHWQNYSPQIGEIVLCHYISDCVYKWIRGRVDFKLQYNKEMFILWAIDYGFPIETDGRLIRPIEADELRVVYEGLIFKGGLFEIVPSIMEYNFMKAAEEPRKTKKWSSRAVQMVEKYLHQADDLTFKCRAYYEDHFFGSLIIQSLVVAEFLKSSKEGVNSDNFMKEFSELDDQPYWQRQQDNALYKIYENNSDFYGSEDVTTTWVTSDDLLSKCDNLTDMPKLCESTNKNTTTPDDTLIELCHQFSDSKLSQSCRNSTFSYRTSVASTIATKTTQPNVTDTKATISAVPLKNRLAVAQQKMIEQGIMTEQKTARVAETEKKVLKMTFPAGFIVDNKAIEEKYKEHRDNDMKRFDSTKKRNKSRFDKAKEMEECFSVNRADRLLVHNHGNIPCMRISNIHEADFPPQIHDGLKALNIQQIFRIQTVGWPGLMGGNSMIFVNNALTGKTWTYLPAICGLIIQRIQDNTVVGGCGPLAIIACASTQEVNETTNRIGQLLRFASRIRCFKAFGFTDQANAVCNLLNGAEILVTTVPCLHRLMVNEMNLFTKERIISLVFDNIDLAYERFSRQIHEIHKALCASTSHVQLIITSRTWHKVLANFYEESSRVTLCIGSYIEAVVYGRTKMTIELLGHKFKIDKLISHINDIDYSFELTIVLCNTSAEVEELVSELKSMSIKIWYYHDESDSFEIGAIKRQILNCKPGLFKLLICTDEVLHDIDIRCAKHIVHFTLPETWTIFGFRFSTLFNHHHNLLERKSGQTITTSVVFLDENNNNELPRLVDFMQVRGNCNIPDHVLRLAESIRIENALNIYQPFCNDLATIGSCYGQFTCRHRHILTKFDGSRSDIPQNGFVKFDIIAVRSPVHYTVRLLEHRLSRDVTWTRLNSTADFLSFNMEMMMFFKDDTNRTMHFPIALGDLCAVCVGVDGENLYERGKIIKIEEKKYLTVTTQHWVEVLLIDSNERMSCYSTSLMTLPDKFKNFPHQAVDIRIANIVPRDFDNEWDSSILELVKKWIGNENKLQNHHYCQGFVKLSIMNTLWVDSVDMIEVLQSIDEEVKTTSIKRNLLNKNFCVRDSKPLELLTILAKNAGLLKEENPDTVGLTAPTEIVDRRATKEELIFNKPDDDNYDLDESNPSLLNWSTSSGDDDDAPSVPVLENQTDSAVSDADEEDLLLSSQDKWAELPVKQFHKVFLGNFYHPNRMYIRNSFYETRFVELTQRIEKFTGLPENLVPLSKVALAVNCLAKVGSQYMRAKLMKLFHQPDGITAEVLFVDFGDFVILPTEELIEIPEKFVTALPFQAIFCILIGIRPIDSPKWCDNICDTIYDDLLMKQSHFYARSMQLGGPDKYAYGLKSRSYQVVLFDETGHFNINNWIVSSNYGEPNPDTKHFVDVEFDRNVLPPLNSESSNEFDCKESDNDELIDDYNDEDHFDIQFDDDEIMNMLQANGIPFTKRTEQLPAEIKEIQENEKTEVSVADKSNGTVNFPVKINTGLIDSQYKIPKIKWHQTESIVALAIHAPDVNDYCLSITSRMLKVCFVQQQEKYATILNLFGCIEPKYTIHCIRGLYITVRLVKTLNKLLWPRLVQQREKDHFIAYNFEADKCQDTQFVSEKTSAAMSQLNESYYSSSDEDREEDAGSDAELL; translated from the exons ATGAATTCAATTcggaaaaatgacaaaattctCCTCACGTACTACGTCAATCCTCACCATTTCTACTTTAAATACAAAGAAGATGCGCTAGGCGAGGAAAAATTGGCGGAGGTAAATAAGGAAATCGAACATTATGTCAACCGACATATTGAAAATCGCCATTGGCAAAATTATTCGCCCCAAATTGGGGAAATTGTTCTGTGCCACTACATATCGGACTGTGTCTACAAGTGGATCAG AGGACGAGTTGATTTCAAACTCCAATATAACAAGGAGATGTTCATCTTATGGGCTATCGATTACGG ATTTCCCATCGAAACCGACGGTCGACTAATACGTCCAATTGAAGCGGATGAGCTAAGAGTTGTCTACGAGGGATTGATATTCAAAGGAGGCCTTTTCGAAATCGTACCGTCCATTATG GAGTATAATTTCATGAAGGCGGCAGAAGAGCCACGTAAGACGAAAAAGTGGAGTTCGAGAGCTGTGCAAATGGTTGAGAAGTATCTGCACCAAGCGGATGATTTAACCTTCAAATGCCGAGCCTATTACGAGGACCACTTTTTCGGATCCTTGATCATTCAATCCTTGGTGGTTGCAGAATTTTTGAAGAGTTCCAAGGAAGGTGTCAACAGCGACAACTTTATGAAAG AGTTTTCTGAACTGGACGACCAACCATACTGGCAACGGCAACAAGATAACGctctatataaaatttatgagAACAACTCTGATTTTTACGGATCCGAAGACGTTACAACTACGTGGGTGACCAGCGATGACCTGTTGAGTAAATGCGACAACCTGACTGACATGCCAAAATTGTGCGAAAGTACTAACAAGAACACCACTACACCAGACGACACTTTGATCGAGTTATGTCATCAGTTTAGCGATTCCAAGTTATCGCAAAGTTGCAgaaattcaacgttttcgTATAGAACGTCGGTTGCATCGACCATCGCTACCAAAACTACTCAGCCGAATGTAACCGATACCAAGGCAACTATCAGTGCAGTTCCATTGAAAAACCGATTGGCTGTGGCTCAGCAAAAGATGATTGAGCAAGGTATAATGACAGAGCAAAAGACCGCCCGAGTCGCcgaaacagagaaaaaagtgtTGAAAATGACTTTTCCTGCAGGATTCATTGTCGACAATAAGGCTATTGAAGAGAAGTATAAAGAGCATCGTGATAATGACATGAAGAGATTTGATTCGAcaaaaaagagaaacaaaTCTCGTTTTGACAAAGCAAAAGAAATGGAGGAGTG CTTCTCAGTCAATCGAGCGGATCGTCTTCTAGTTCACAACCATGGAAACATTCCCTGTATGCGCATTAGCAATATTCATGAAGCCGATTTCCCCCCACAGATACACGATGGACTTAAAGCTTTaaa CATCCAGCAGATCTTTCGAATACAAACAGTTGGCTGGCCCGGCTTAATGGGAGgtaattcaatgattttcgtCAACAACGCTCTAACGGGAAAAACGTGGACGTATCTTCCAGCGATATGTGGGTTGATAATC CAACGAATCCAGGACAACACCGTGGTCGGCGGCTGTGGACCTTTAGCAATAATAGCATGCGCATCAACGCAGGAAGTTAATGAGACAACAAACCGTATTGGACAATTGCTACGATTTGCTTCTCGGATTCGATGTTTCAAAGCATTCGGATTCACTGATCAAGCGAATGCTGtg TGTAATCTATTAAATGGAGCCGAAATTCTGGTTACGACGGTTCCATGTCTTCATCGCCTCATGGTAAACGAAATGAACTTGTTCACGAAGGAAAGGATCATCAGTTTGGTTTTCGATAATATTGACCTGGCTTACGAACGGTTCAGTCGACAGATTCACGAAATTCATAAAGCTTTGTGCGCCTCAACAAGTCATGTACAG CTGATAATCACTTCGAGAACGTGGCATAAAGTATTGGCCAATTTTTACGAAGAATCCAGTCGTGTTACTCTTTGCATTGGATCGTACATTGAGGCCGTAGTGTATGGAAGGACAAAGATGACAATAGAATTGTTGGgtcacaaatttaaaattgataaattgattT CTCACATCAACGACATAGATTACAGCTTTGAGCTTACCATTGTTTTATGCAACACATCTGCAGAAGTCGAGGAGTTGGTGAGCGAACTGAAATCTATGTCCATAAAAATCTGGTACTACCATGACGAGTCAGATTCATTCGAAATTG GTGCAATCAAAAGACAAATACTCAACTGTAAGCCTGGTCTCTTCAAACTCTTGATCTGTACGGATGAAGTCCTGCACGACATTGATATTCGTTGTGCAAAGCACATTGTTCATTTCACATTGCCAGAAACGTGGACAATATTcggttttcgattttcgactTTGTTTAACCATCATCACAATTTGCTTGAGAGAAAG AGTGGCCAAACAATAACGACATCAGTGGTGTTCTTGGACGAGAACAATAACAATGAATTGCCACGGTTAGTTGATTTCATGCAAGTGCGTGGTAACTGTAACATACCAGATCATGTGCTACGATTAGCGGAG tccATCCGCATCGAGAATGCGTTAAACATCTACCAACCATTTTGCAATGATCTCGCAACGATTGGTAGCTGTTATGGCCAATTCACTTGCCGCCATCGACACATACTTACCAAATTCGATGGATCCAGAAGCGACATTCCGCAGAATGGTTTTGTGAAATTCGACATTATTGCTGTTCGTTCACCGGTGCATTATACAGTACGTTTGTTGGAACATCGCCTTTCGAGAGACGTTACCTGGACTCGACTCAATTCAACAGCTGACTTTTTATCGTTTAACATGGAAATGATGATGTTCTTCAAGGATGATACAAACCGGACCATGCATTTCCCAATTGCCTTAGGCGACTTGTGTGCGGTTTGTGTAGGGGTGGATGGTGAAAACCTCTACGAGCGtggaaaaattattaagaTTGAAGAAAAGAA ATACTTAACAGTGACGACTCAGCACTGGGTGGAGGTTTTATTAATTGATAGCAACGAACGCATGTCATGCTACAGCACTTCCTTAATGACATTGCcggataaatttaaaaactttccTCATCAGGCTGTTGATATTCGAATAG CCAATATCGTACCACGAGACTTTGACAACGAATGGGATTCTAGTATTCTGGAGCTGGTGAAGAAGTGGATTGGAAACGAAAATAAGCTTCAGAATCACCATTACTGCCAAGGATTCGTTAAACTCTCAATTATGAACACCCTCTGGGTAGACTCAGTTGATATGATTGAAGTTTTACAGTCAATCGACGAGGAAGTGAAGACGACATCGATCaagagaaatttattgaacaaaaatttctgtgTTCGGGATTCAAAACCTCTGGAATTATTGACAATTCTTGCGAAAAATGCCG GTTTGCTCAAAGAAGAAAACCCAGATACTGTCGGCCTCACTGCACCAACAGAGATCGTTGATCGTAGAGCAACGAAAGAGGAgttgattttcaataaacCAGACGACGACAATTACGACCTTGATGAATCTAACCCATCGCTACTGAACTGGTCAACATCTAGTGGTGACGATGATGATGCTCCTTCTGTTCCAGTTCTTGAAAATCAAACAGATTCGGCCGTCTCAGACGCTGATGAAGAAGATTTGTTACTTTCGAGCCAAGATAAATGGGCGGAACTGCCGGTAAAACAGTTCCATAAGGTCTTTTTGGGCAATTTTTATCATCCGAATCGGATGTACATCCGAAACAGTTTTTATGAGACGAG GTTCGTTGAACTGACCCAACGTATCGAAAAATTCACTGGACTTCCGGAGAATTTAGTTCCATTATCTAAAGTTGCATTGGCTGTGAACTGCTTGGCCAAAGTAGGCAGTCAATACATGCGAGCAAAGCTAATGAAACTCTTTCACCAACCAGATGGCATCACCGCAgaagttttatttgttgatttcggagattttgttattttgccaACGGAggagttaattgaaattccagaaaaattcgTCACAGCATTACCATTCCAG GCAATTTTTTGCATTCTGATTGGTATTCGTCCTATCGATTCACCGAAATGGTGCGACAATATTTGTGATACCATATACGACGACCTTTTGATGAAACAATCACACTTCTATGCTCGATCCATGCAACTTGGAGGTCCCGACAAATATGCGTATGGACTAAAATCGCGATCGTACCAAGTGGTTCTATTCGATGAAACGGGCCATTTTAACATCAACAATTGGATTGTGTCGAGCAATTATGGAGAACCGAATCCGGATACTAAACATTTCGTCGATGTTGAATTCGATAGAAATGTGCTGCCGCCGCTGAACAGTGAAAGTTCGAACGAATTTGACTGCAAGGAAAGTGATAACGACGAGCTCATCGATGACTACAATGACGAAGATCATTTCGATATACAATTTGACGATGATGAGATAATGAATATG CTCCAAGCAAACGGAATTCCGTTTACTAAACGAACGGAACAACTTCCTGcagaaatcaaagaaattcaggaaaatgaaaaaacggAAGTTTCGGTAGCCGACAAATCGAACGGAACAGTGAATTTTCCAGTCAAAATCAATACCGGACTCATTGACTCCCAAtataaaattccgaaaataaaatggCATCAAACGGAGTCCATTGTCGCGTTGGCTATACATGCACCAGATGTTAATGACTATTGCCTAAGCATAACTTCTCGAATGTTGAAAGTATG CTTTGTGCAACAGCAGGAAAAGTACGCCACAATATTGAATCTATTCGGATGCATTGAGCCGAAGTACACCATACACTGCATTCGAGGCTTATACATTACTGTTCGTCTGGTTAAAACGTTGAACAAACTTCTTTGGCCAAGGCTGGTTCAACAAAGAGAAAAGGATCATTTCATTGCATACAATTTTGAGGCCGACAAGTGTCAGGACACACAATTCG TTTCGGAAAAGACATCAGCAGCCATGAGTCAGCTGAATGAATCATATTATTCCTCTAGTGATGAGGATCGAGAGGAGGATGCCGGATCTGATGCCGAATTATTGTAA